A window of the Thermoleophilia bacterium SCSIO 60948 genome harbors these coding sequences:
- a CDS encoding sodium:proton antiporter has protein sequence MNLAFALAAAVLFGTGAYLLLNRDLVRVALGVVLISQAATLTIVASGLSRGEAPIYPFDDAAAGETSDPLTQAMALTAIVIGFAVVALLLVLILRTVTAFRSRELDEIASEEAARDAELEREDAGEHDREEAAAE, from the coding sequence GTGAACCTCGCCTTCGCACTGGCGGCGGCGGTCCTGTTCGGAACCGGCGCGTACCTGCTCCTCAACCGCGACCTCGTCCGCGTCGCGCTCGGCGTGGTGCTGATCTCCCAGGCGGCGACGCTGACGATCGTGGCCTCGGGACTGTCTCGGGGCGAGGCGCCGATCTACCCGTTCGACGACGCCGCGGCCGGGGAGACGAGCGACCCGCTCACCCAGGCGATGGCGCTCACCGCGATCGTCATCGGCTTCGCCGTCGTGGCGCTTCTGCTCGTCCTGATCCTCCGAACGGTGACCGCCTTCCGGTCGCGTGAGCTCGATGAGATCGCCTCGGAAGAGGCTGCGCGCGACGCCGAGCTCGAGCGCGAGGACGCGGGCGAGCACGATCGCGAGGAGGCGGCGGCCGAATGA
- a CDS encoding MnhB domain-containing protein gives MSPVVETVAPRLLAPALMLAAAIIVKGYTDVGDGFSAGVIVALAISLRYISLGPDRAEAELPVLRHAPVIAMGGLLVALAVAFLGVPFGDPAFTNIPPPGDAVVKVGTIELITAVAFDVGLFFLVAGSLVVLIHHLAHLVHDDRSLNTDVEATAEREADA, from the coding sequence GTGAGCCCGGTCGTCGAGACGGTCGCCCCGCGTCTGCTCGCCCCGGCGCTGATGCTCGCGGCCGCGATCATCGTCAAGGGCTACACGGACGTCGGCGATGGCTTCTCGGCCGGCGTGATCGTCGCGCTGGCGATCTCGCTCCGCTACATCAGCCTCGGACCCGACCGCGCCGAGGCCGAGCTCCCGGTACTCAGACACGCGCCCGTCATCGCGATGGGCGGGCTGCTGGTCGCGCTCGCCGTCGCGTTCCTCGGGGTCCCGTTCGGGGATCCGGCGTTCACGAACATCCCGCCGCCCGGCGACGCCGTCGTCAAGGTGGGCACGATCGAGCTGATCACGGCGGTCGCGTTCGACGTCGGCCTGTTCTTCCTCGTCGCGGGGTCGCTCGTCGTCCTCATCCACCACCTCGCGCACCTCGTCCACGACGATCGCTCGCTCAACACGGACGTCGAGGCCACGGCCGAGCGGGAGGCCGACGCGTGA
- a CDS encoding DUF4040 domain-containing protein, which produces MTSARLPALATALSAAVGFAACLAGWLAGGGSVDLPWAPTLGLRLELAFDGLGALYSLLATGIGFAVFAYGIAYLPWHLKKAGRPLADARRFWPWLALFMASMVGLACSRDLILLFVFFDLTAVASYFLIGFDRERREARGAALMALLVTGGSAVCLLIGAVLLQVEYGTFSLPELFAVAEPTTTTVVATALIVIAALAKSAQVPLHFWLPRAMEAPTPVSAYLHSAAMVAAGVLVIGRVHPLISLSDVLLDSLFWIGVASIVVGGVLALAQRDLKQILAHSTISQYGYVVVCYGIGGASGAGAAALYVITHAIAKSALFMTAGAVLVATGESTLDRVGGLARRMPLLAAASGVAAATLAALPLTLGFFKDELFFYAALDAGPVAVVVSVLAAALTFAYIGRFWLGTFAGRPRRGLAVKRISPLLVWPVAVLATVAIAGGVVVGPFADLAADAAAVTYGAPVDLSPAYHLDLRAANVMAIAAWLVGTLILAGARVRIPVATAVDRAGAAFGPRRAYALGLRGLNTLSDRIHDAEVRDLRNSVSAVLIPTAVLVGIAFAATPFDNAYIVGDIVAGDLPIVVLLVLAVAAALAAMLDPSRLRPVLALSVVGFALAAVYAIVGAPDVALVAVLVETVFTLLFVGVFSRLPASRAPSAGSTRTRRNAIAGILAGCAAFVTIWGALSRTSQGPSVATELIELTPDAHGGDVVTVILADFRGLDTMVEITVLAVAMVGVASLLSRRGRTW; this is translated from the coding sequence ATGACGTCCGCTCGCCTCCCAGCTCTCGCGACCGCGCTCAGCGCGGCGGTCGGTTTCGCCGCCTGTCTGGCGGGATGGCTCGCCGGCGGCGGCTCGGTCGACCTCCCGTGGGCTCCGACGCTGGGACTGCGGCTCGAGCTCGCGTTCGACGGCCTCGGCGCGCTCTACTCGCTGCTCGCCACGGGCATCGGCTTCGCGGTCTTCGCCTACGGGATCGCCTACCTGCCGTGGCACCTGAAGAAGGCCGGGCGCCCGCTCGCCGACGCGCGGCGCTTCTGGCCCTGGCTGGCGCTGTTCATGGCGTCGATGGTCGGCCTCGCGTGCTCGCGCGACCTCATCCTCCTGTTCGTCTTCTTCGACCTGACCGCGGTCGCGTCGTACTTCCTGATCGGCTTCGATCGCGAGCGCCGAGAGGCGCGCGGCGCGGCGCTCATGGCGTTGCTCGTCACCGGTGGGAGCGCCGTCTGCCTGCTTATCGGAGCCGTCCTGCTCCAGGTCGAGTACGGCACGTTCTCGCTGCCGGAGCTGTTCGCGGTCGCCGAGCCGACGACCACGACGGTGGTCGCGACCGCGCTGATCGTGATCGCCGCGCTCGCGAAGTCCGCCCAGGTCCCGCTGCACTTCTGGCTGCCGCGGGCGATGGAGGCGCCGACGCCGGTCTCCGCCTACCTGCACTCCGCGGCGATGGTCGCGGCGGGGGTGCTCGTGATCGGACGGGTCCACCCCCTGATCTCGCTCAGCGACGTACTGCTCGACTCGCTGTTCTGGATCGGCGTGGCGTCGATCGTGGTCGGCGGCGTGCTCGCGCTCGCGCAGCGCGACCTCAAACAGATCCTCGCCCACTCGACGATCTCGCAGTACGGCTACGTGGTCGTCTGCTACGGGATCGGGGGCGCGAGCGGCGCCGGCGCGGCGGCGCTCTACGTGATCACGCACGCGATCGCCAAGAGCGCGCTGTTCATGACCGCCGGCGCGGTCCTCGTGGCGACCGGCGAGTCGACCCTCGACCGGGTCGGCGGTCTCGCTCGGCGGATGCCCCTGCTCGCCGCCGCGAGCGGGGTCGCCGCTGCGACGCTGGCGGCGCTGCCGCTCACGCTCGGCTTCTTCAAGGACGAGCTCTTCTTCTACGCCGCGCTCGACGCCGGGCCGGTCGCGGTCGTGGTCTCGGTCCTCGCCGCGGCGCTCACGTTCGCCTACATCGGGCGCTTCTGGCTCGGCACCTTCGCTGGTCGGCCCCGCCGCGGCCTCGCGGTCAAGCGGATCTCCCCGCTATTGGTCTGGCCCGTCGCCGTGCTCGCGACGGTGGCGATCGCCGGCGGTGTCGTGGTCGGCCCGTTCGCCGACCTCGCCGCCGACGCCGCCGCGGTCACCTACGGCGCTCCGGTCGACCTCTCGCCCGCCTACCACCTCGACCTGCGCGCGGCCAACGTCATGGCGATCGCCGCGTGGTTGGTCGGCACGCTGATCCTCGCCGGAGCCCGCGTGCGGATCCCCGTCGCCACCGCGGTCGATCGCGCCGGCGCCGCCTTCGGGCCCCGCCGCGCGTACGCGCTCGGGCTGCGCGGCCTCAACACGCTCTCGGACCGGATCCACGACGCCGAGGTGCGCGACCTGCGAAACAGCGTCTCCGCGGTCCTGATCCCGACCGCCGTCCTCGTCGGGATCGCGTTCGCCGCGACACCGTTCGACAACGCCTACATCGTCGGCGACATCGTCGCCGGGGACCTCCCGATCGTCGTCCTGCTCGTGCTCGCGGTCGCCGCCGCGCTCGCGGCGATGCTCGATCCCTCGCGCCTGCGCCCGGTGCTCGCCCTGTCGGTCGTCGGCTTCGCGCTCGCCGCGGTCTACGCGATCGTCGGCGCCCCCGACGTCGCGCTCGTCGCCGTGCTGGTCGAGACGGTCTTCACGCTTCTCTTCGTCGGGGTCTTCAGCCGTCTGCCCGCTTCGCGCGCGCCGAGCGCCGGGAGCACTCGCACGCGCCGCAACGCGATCGCGGGGATCCTCGCCGGGTGCGCGGCCTTCGTCACGATCTGGGGCGCGCTGTCGCGGACGAGCCAGGGCCCGAGCGTCGCGACGGAGTTGATCGAGCTGACCCCCGACGCACACGGCGGCGACGTCGTCACGGTGATCCTCGCCGACTTCCGCGGCCTCGACACGATGGTCGAGATCACGGTCCTGGCGGTCGCCATGGTCGGAGTCGCATCGTTGCTCTCGCGACGCGGGAGGACGTGGTGA
- a CDS encoding AbrB family transcriptional regulator: protein MAPVLRWIAIGVVSVAAGIALDAVGLPSSLLLAALFVGLAVALSPLRSPVMPAGVFRASQAMAGVALGTYLQEDSLVALADSWLAVALVSLATLGASLLAGVVLARTTSLDAPTAALGSIAGGASGIVGMAGELGADDRTVAFMQYLRVLIVVAVTPLGIALLFGDVDVGSAPQADLLGDPLDWPIAAALAAAGAFAAMRLRVTAGVLLGPMVLTGIVVLTGLGGGFDVPAILSQAAFGLIGLQVGLGFTPQAVRDLRRVAAPTLAMIGFLIVVCFGFAAALAATTHATLLDSYLATTPGGLYAVVAVAFGSGADTTFIVGVQSLRVIAMVLLAPIAVRWTLRRVRARQR, encoded by the coding sequence GTGGCGCCGGTGCTCAGGTGGATCGCGATCGGCGTCGTCTCGGTCGCCGCTGGGATCGCTCTCGACGCCGTCGGGCTCCCCTCCTCGCTGCTGCTCGCCGCCCTCTTCGTCGGGCTCGCGGTGGCGCTGTCCCCGCTTCGCTCGCCGGTGATGCCGGCCGGCGTCTTCCGTGCCAGCCAGGCGATGGCGGGGGTCGCCCTCGGCACCTACCTGCAGGAGGACTCGCTCGTTGCCCTCGCCGACTCCTGGCTTGCGGTCGCGCTCGTGTCGCTCGCGACGCTCGGCGCCAGCCTGCTCGCCGGCGTGGTCCTCGCGCGGACGACGTCGCTCGACGCGCCCACGGCGGCGCTTGGATCGATAGCCGGCGGCGCGTCAGGGATCGTCGGCATGGCCGGCGAGCTCGGAGCCGATGACCGGACCGTCGCGTTCATGCAGTACCTGCGCGTGCTGATCGTCGTCGCGGTCACGCCGCTCGGCATCGCCCTCCTGTTCGGCGACGTCGATGTCGGATCCGCCCCCCAGGCCGACCTGCTCGGCGATCCGCTCGACTGGCCGATCGCCGCCGCGCTGGCCGCGGCGGGAGCGTTCGCCGCGATGCGCCTGCGCGTCACGGCCGGCGTCCTGCTGGGCCCGATGGTCCTGACCGGGATCGTCGTCCTCACGGGCCTCGGCGGCGGTTTCGACGTACCGGCGATCCTGAGCCAGGCGGCCTTCGGGTTGATCGGCCTCCAGGTCGGGCTCGGGTTCACGCCGCAGGCGGTTCGCGACCTGCGCCGGGTCGCCGCCCCGACCCTCGCGATGATCGGTTTCCTGATCGTGGTCTGCTTCGGGTTCGCCGCGGCGCTCGCGGCGACGACGCACGCGACCCTGCTCGACTCCTATCTCGCCACGACGCCCGGCGGCCTCTACGCGGTCGTCGCGGTCGCCTTCGGGAGCGGCGCGGATACGACCTTCATCGTCGGAGTCCAGAGCCTGCGGGTGATCGCGATGGTCCTGCTCGCGCCGATCGCCGTGCGCTGGACCCTGCGCCGGGTCCGGGCGCGGCAGCGGTGA
- a CDS encoding GGDEF domain-containing protein, which produces MIVVLLALPPGIANAQLLEDIGETTDSLSRGELNVLPGTQESLRGTVDRVTAPLRQVVPQPEPEPAPTPPPSTSPVPQTPGDGIDASAPPAPDTGASSSGSETDAASSAALPGAGSPDAASAAAGADRGARGSEPTAERRASEAASENRKRVDGGKRGRELSSRKDAPKLRDAIVNVIEALPSWARAALLALTVLLMAAVSYLILTWRRLLAAERLASTDRLTGLPNRTSAEDNLGRMLSLAERHRRPMSVALFDLDHFKQINDTHGHQAGDAVLRAVGEAAGSHVRGSDLVARFGGEEFIVLLPDTGIGGATSVAEKLRERIAALVIPEVPGGVSASFGVACRRGTPGESSGSDLIARADRGLYAAKDAGRNRVVAAGDEQAIRSRRRRETVGAA; this is translated from the coding sequence ATGATCGTCGTCCTGCTCGCGCTTCCGCCAGGGATCGCGAACGCGCAGCTGCTCGAAGACATCGGAGAGACGACGGATTCACTGAGCCGCGGTGAGCTGAACGTCCTGCCCGGGACGCAGGAGAGCCTGCGCGGGACGGTCGACCGCGTGACCGCGCCGCTACGCCAGGTCGTCCCGCAGCCAGAGCCCGAACCGGCTCCGACCCCGCCGCCGTCGACCTCTCCGGTGCCGCAGACGCCCGGAGATGGGATCGACGCGAGCGCGCCCCCGGCGCCGGACACCGGAGCCTCGAGCTCGGGGTCCGAGACCGACGCCGCCTCGAGCGCGGCTTTGCCAGGAGCCGGCTCGCCAGACGCCGCGTCCGCTGCTGCCGGCGCAGACCGCGGTGCACGCGGGTCGGAACCGACCGCGGAGCGGCGGGCCTCGGAGGCCGCGAGCGAGAACCGCAAGCGGGTCGACGGCGGGAAACGCGGCCGCGAGCTCTCGTCTCGCAAGGACGCGCCGAAGCTGCGCGACGCGATCGTCAACGTGATCGAGGCGCTTCCGTCATGGGCGCGGGCGGCGCTGCTCGCCCTCACCGTGCTGCTGATGGCCGCCGTCAGCTACCTGATCCTCACCTGGCGTCGGCTGCTGGCGGCCGAGCGCCTTGCGTCGACGGATCGCCTCACGGGCCTCCCCAACCGGACGAGCGCCGAGGACAACCTCGGCCGCATGCTGTCGCTCGCCGAGCGCCACCGCCGGCCGATGTCGGTCGCGCTCTTCGACCTCGACCACTTCAAGCAGATCAACGACACCCACGGACACCAGGCGGGTGATGCCGTGCTCCGCGCCGTCGGTGAGGCGGCCGGGTCGCATGTGCGCGGCAGCGACCTCGTCGCCCGCTTCGGCGGTGAGGAGTTCATCGTCCTGCTCCCCGACACGGGGATCGGCGGGGCCACGTCGGTCGCCGAGAAGCTCCGCGAGCGGATCGCCGCGCTGGTCATCCCCGAGGTGCCCGGCGGGGTCTCCGCGAGCTTCGGGGTCGCTTGCCGGCGCGGCACGCCGGGCGAGAGCTCGGGGTCGGACCTGATCGCGCGGGCCGACCGAGGGCTCTACGCCGCCAAGGACGCCGGGCGCAACCGCGTCGTCGCCGCCGGGGACGAGCAGGCGATCCGCTCGCGCCGCCGTCGCGAGACGGTCGGGGCCGCCTGA
- a CDS encoding NAD(P)/FAD-dependent oxidoreductase — MSETGDGTSERDGDGISRRDFLDGVAITGAGLAAAAAAPYMTGAEAAAAAAENLTYSKPLPAGYDPTVETGVKGHTANVVKKTIRIDGPPNQRNVHSSKPGPGIDPKKVRDTGEEYDCVIVGAGLSGLSAAKWYRDRFGENTRILLIDPLRDFGGHATRNEFNVPNGADGGNNVTLLRNGGTFNLDSTGTWDKRTGNLNDIPGSYGEPALELLDYAGVDVDNWPDQSTPTIPSSYGLRSMLLFPKEDWGSDHLVQNKTSAESWQTFLDRTPYSNEAKAAILAIQTDTTTDWIEQKEGPMTTEEKLKLLGRITYRRYLLDYVGAPEEALIQYQRNSHSLLGAGIQVAGAGDCWVLGQPGFAGLNLGDPVPFPGIGRTPQMATMEEGETQLWPDGNSSLARLLVSKMIPAAFPDVDGARPNQETIVKAECDYSQLDRPNRPVRVRLNSLVTNVAPARRDGGWANVEYLDAGKGRRVKARHVVMACWNRVTAHLVDGLPKKQVEGLCYARKVPLIYARAALNNWQAWADAKISSVSPRGNSLFWDSTSISAGAKFGDSYGPTPNEPPTAPAMLNFQVVATDHTAEPQLAAYEGGRKRLLEMTGKELEAALYDVIDRSVNQAGGDFDPERDIDSIMINRWNYGYAHELTGVWDPSLYGPWEKQPHRRGSVPYRNVSIANSDSQAFAYTHSAIQEAARAVQDLPEAPRRRKRRG, encoded by the coding sequence ATGTCGGAGACCGGTGACGGGACGAGCGAGCGCGACGGCGACGGGATCAGCCGCCGAGACTTCCTCGACGGGGTAGCGATCACGGGAGCCGGGCTGGCCGCCGCTGCGGCAGCGCCGTACATGACCGGCGCCGAGGCGGCCGCGGCCGCCGCGGAGAACCTGACCTACTCCAAGCCGCTGCCCGCCGGCTACGACCCGACGGTCGAGACCGGGGTCAAGGGCCACACCGCGAACGTCGTCAAGAAGACGATCCGGATCGATGGCCCCCCGAACCAGCGCAACGTCCACTCGTCCAAGCCGGGCCCGGGCATCGACCCGAAGAAGGTCCGCGACACCGGCGAGGAGTACGACTGCGTCATCGTCGGCGCCGGACTCAGCGGCCTTTCGGCCGCGAAGTGGTACCGCGATCGCTTCGGAGAGAACACGCGCATCCTGCTGATCGACCCGCTGCGCGATTTCGGCGGGCACGCGACCCGCAATGAGTTCAACGTGCCCAACGGCGCCGATGGCGGCAACAACGTGACGCTGCTGCGAAACGGCGGCACGTTCAACCTCGACAGCACGGGCACCTGGGACAAGCGCACCGGCAACCTCAACGACATCCCGGGCTCCTACGGCGAGCCGGCGCTCGAGCTCCTCGACTACGCGGGTGTCGACGTCGACAACTGGCCGGACCAGAGCACGCCGACGATCCCGTCGAGCTACGGCCTGCGCTCGATGCTCCTGTTCCCGAAGGAGGACTGGGGCTCCGACCACCTCGTCCAGAACAAGACGAGCGCCGAGAGCTGGCAGACGTTCCTCGACCGGACCCCGTACTCGAACGAGGCGAAGGCCGCGATCCTCGCGATCCAGACCGACACGACGACGGACTGGATCGAGCAGAAGGAGGGCCCGATGACGACCGAGGAGAAGCTGAAGCTCCTCGGGCGGATCACCTACCGCCGCTACCTGCTCGACTACGTGGGAGCGCCCGAGGAGGCGCTGATCCAGTACCAGCGCAACTCGCACAGCCTGCTCGGCGCGGGCATCCAGGTCGCCGGTGCCGGCGACTGCTGGGTCCTCGGCCAGCCGGGCTTCGCCGGCCTCAACCTCGGCGATCCGGTCCCGTTCCCGGGCATCGGGCGCACGCCGCAGATGGCGACTATGGAGGAGGGCGAGACGCAGCTCTGGCCCGATGGCAACTCGTCGCTGGCGAGGCTGCTCGTCTCGAAGATGATCCCGGCGGCCTTCCCCGACGTCGATGGCGCGCGACCGAACCAGGAGACGATCGTCAAGGCCGAGTGCGACTACTCGCAGCTCGATCGCCCGAATCGACCGGTCCGTGTGCGCCTGAACAGCCTCGTCACCAACGTCGCGCCCGCGCGCCGAGACGGCGGCTGGGCGAACGTCGAGTACCTCGACGCCGGCAAGGGCCGTCGCGTCAAGGCACGGCATGTCGTCATGGCGTGCTGGAACCGGGTCACCGCGCACCTCGTCGACGGACTGCCGAAGAAGCAGGTCGAGGGGCTCTGCTACGCGCGCAAGGTGCCGCTCATCTACGCCCGCGCCGCTCTCAACAACTGGCAGGCGTGGGCCGACGCCAAGATCAGCTCGGTCTCCCCGCGCGGCAACTCGCTGTTCTGGGACTCGACGTCGATCTCCGCGGGGGCGAAGTTCGGCGACTCCTACGGGCCGACCCCGAACGAGCCGCCGACCGCGCCGGCGATGCTGAACTTCCAGGTCGTCGCGACCGACCACACCGCCGAGCCGCAGCTGGCCGCCTACGAGGGCGGGCGCAAGCGGCTGCTCGAGATGACCGGTAAGGAGCTCGAGGCGGCGCTCTATGACGTCATCGATCGCAGCGTCAATCAGGCCGGGGGCGACTTCGATCCCGAGCGCGACATCGACTCGATCATGATCAACCGCTGGAACTACGGCTACGCGCACGAGCTGACGGGCGTCTGGGATCCGTCGCTCTACGGCCCGTGGGAGAAGCAGCCACACCGGCGCGGATCGGTCCCTTACCGCAACGTGTCGATCGCCAACAGCGACTCGCAGGCGTTCGCCTACACGCATTCGGCGATCCAGGAGGCGGCCCGCGCCGTCCAGGATCTGCCCGAGGCGCCGCGGCGGCGTAAGCGACGCGGTTAG
- a CDS encoding helix-turn-helix domain-containing protein, translating to MSGGREQGEATTKLMRVLSHPLRQRILNELNEREASPSELSQALGEPLGNVAYHVKILERNEAVELVGTRPVRGALEHFYKAVVKARIDEGTWSELPRSVRGTLVGDSLSGLWSDLVAAAGESGLDSSTARVERVGLELDREGADRIAAKLADLLDEARAEQSAAAERLASGGEAERVELALLLFGRG from the coding sequence TTGTCTGGGGGACGCGAACAGGGGGAGGCGACCACGAAGCTGATGCGGGTGCTCAGCCACCCGTTGCGTCAGCGCATCCTCAACGAGCTCAACGAGCGCGAGGCCTCGCCGAGCGAGCTCTCACAGGCGCTCGGCGAGCCGCTCGGCAACGTCGCCTACCACGTCAAGATCCTCGAGCGAAACGAGGCTGTCGAGCTCGTCGGCACGCGGCCCGTCCGCGGCGCGCTCGAGCACTTCTACAAGGCGGTCGTCAAGGCGCGGATCGACGAAGGAACATGGTCGGAGCTGCCGCGCTCGGTGCGCGGGACGCTCGTCGGTGATTCGCTCTCGGGGCTGTGGTCCGACCTCGTCGCCGCCGCGGGAGAGTCGGGCCTCGATTCCTCGACCGCGCGGGTCGAGCGCGTCGGCCTCGAGCTCGACCGCGAGGGAGCCGACCGGATCGCCGCGAAGCTGGCCGACTTGCTCGACGAGGCCCGGGCTGAGCAGAGCGCAGCCGCGGAGAGGCTGGCCTCCGGCGGCGAGGCCGAGCGCGTCGAGCTCGCGCTGCTGCTCTTCGGTCGCGGCTAG
- a CDS encoding metal-sensitive transcriptional regulator translates to MVTETRGYTASKDQLTKRLRRVEGQVRGIERMVEEDRYCIDVLTQISAVQAALDKVALGLMDEHARHCVAGAADPDKRDERTAELMGAVGRLMRRG, encoded by the coding sequence ATGGTTACTGAGACACGCGGCTACACGGCGTCGAAGGACCAGCTGACCAAACGGCTCCGCCGTGTCGAGGGGCAGGTCAGGGGAATCGAGCGGATGGTCGAGGAAGACCGTTACTGCATCGACGTCCTGACCCAGATCTCCGCCGTCCAGGCCGCCCTCGACAAAGTCGCGCTCGGGCTGATGGACGAGCACGCGCGCCACTGCGTCGCCGGCGCCGCCGACCCCGACAAGCGCGACGAGCGCACGGCGGAGCTGATGGGCGCGGTTGGCCGGCTGATGCGCCGCGGCTAG